TGCATCAAGGCCGCCGGCGTGACCTTCGCCGTGTCGGCGCTGGAGCGCGTGATCGAGGAGCGCGCGCGCGGTGATTCCGGCAAGGCGCTGGAAATCCGCCAGGCGCTGTCGTCCCGCGTCGGCACCGACCTGCGCCTGGTGAAGCCCGGTTCCGACCAGGCCGCCCGCCTGAAGGAGGCGCTGATCGCCGACGGCCTGTGGTCGCAGTACCTTGAGGTCGCCATCGGTCCCGACGCCGAAGTGTTCACCAAGGGCCCGACCCTGTCCTCCATGGGCTGGGGTGTGGAGATCGGCGTGCGCGCCGACAGCCACTGGAACAACCCGGAGCCCGAGGTGGTGATCCTGTGCGACGGCCAGGGCCGCGCGCGCGGCGCCACGTTGGGCAACGACGTCAACCTGCGCGACTTCGAAGGCCGCAGCGCCCTGCTGCTGTCCAAGGCCAAGGACAACAACGCGTCCTGTTCCATCGGCCCCTTCGTCCGCCTGTTCGACGACAAGTTCACCATCGATGATGTGCGCCAGGCCGTGGTCCGCCTGAAGGTGGTGGGTGAGGACGGCTTCATCCTGGCCGGCCAGAGCACGATGTCGGAGATCAGCCGCGACCCGCTGGACCTGGCGGCGCAGACGCTGAACAAGAACCACCAGTACCCCGACGGCTTCGCCCTGTTCCTGGGCACGCTGTTCGCGCCGGTCGAGGATCGCGACGCGCCGGGCCGTGGCTTCACCCACAAGACCGGCGACATCGTCAGCGTTTCCAGCCCGCGCCTGGGCACGCTGGTCAACAAGGTGGTGCCCTGCGACGTGGCGGCCCCCTGGACCTTCGGCCTGACCGACCTGATGCGTAACCTGGCCCGTCGCGGCCTGTTGAACTGACCGGGCGGCGCCCCGCGGTGCCTCCCTTTAACCCCTTATTTTTGGGCCTGAAATCATATGACGCACGCCATTTATCCTAGCCTGCGGGGCAAGCGGGTTGTCGTCACCGGCGGCGGCTCCGGCATCGGCGCCGCCATCACCGAGGCGTTCGTCCGCCAGGGGGCCCAGGTGTTCTTCCTGGACATCGCGGAAAAGGATTCCCGCGCCCTGGAAGAGAAGCTGTCCGGCGCCGACCTGGCGCCGAAATTCCACCAGTGCGACCTGACCAACCTGGCCCAGCTGAAGGCCACGCTGGAAGAGGTGCAGAAGACCGGCCCGGTCGATGTGCTGGTGAACAACGCCGCCAACGACGACCGCCACGCCCTGGAAGACATCACCCCGGAATACTGGGACAACCGCATCGCGGTGAACCTGCGGCACATGTTCTTCGCCACGCAGGCGGTGATGGGCGGGATGAAGGCGCAGAAGAGCGGCGCCATCATCAACTTCGGTTCCATCTCCTGGCACGTGGCCCTGCCGGAACTGCTGATGTACCAGACGGCCAAGGCTGGCATCGAAGGCATGACCCGCTCGCTGGCGCGCGATCTGGGTGAGTTCAACATCCGCGTCACCTGCGTCGTCCCCGGCGGCGTGCGCACGGAACGCCAGATGAAGCTGTGGCACAACCCGGATGAGGAAGCCCGCATCCTGGGCGCCCAGTGCATCAAGGAACGGGTGGATCCGCCGCACGTGGCCGCCATGGTGCTGTTCCTGGCGTCGGACGACGGCCGGATGTGCACCAGCCACGAATACTTCGTCGACGCCGGCTGGCGCTAAGCCGTTACGGGAGCGGGGATGGGCATGAGCGTCGAACCGAACTGCGTCTGGGCCCTGGGGGCGGAGTTGGGGGAGGGGCCGGTGTGGTCCCCCCGCGACAACGCCCTGTGGTTCGTGGACATCAAGAAGCGCCTGATCCACCGCTACCGCCCGGGTGAGGCCTCCAACCGCAGTTATGGCGCGCCCGACCAGCCGGGCTTCGCCCTGCCGCACGTCGGTGGTGACCTGGTGGTCGGTTTGCCGGGCAAGCTCACCCGTTTCGATAGCGAAACAGGTGTGTTCGAGCCGTTGGTGGCGGTGGAATGGGACCGGCCGGGCAACCGCCTGAACGACGGCTTCGTCGACGCCCTCGGCCGGCTGTGGTTCGGTTCCATGCACGACGCGGAAGAGGCGCCAACCGGCGCGCTCTACAGCTGGACCGGCGCGCTGCGTCAGCATGTCGACGGCATCGTCATCACCAACGGCCCCTGCACCAGCCCGGATGGCCGCACCTTCTATCACACCGATACGCTGGCCAAGACCATCAGCGCCTACGACCTGTCGCCCCAGGGCGTGCTGTCGCATGGCCGCGTGCTGATCACCATCGAGGACGGGGCGGGCTGGCCCGATGGCACGGTGGTGGATGCCGAGGGCTGCCTGTGGGTGGGCCTGTTCGGTGGCTGGGCCGCCCGGCGCTATTCGCCGGCGGGTGAGTTGCTGCAGGTCGTGCGTTTTCCCTGCGCCAACATCACCAAGCTTGCCTTCGGTGGCGATGAGGGCTTGGATCTCTACGCCACCACCGCCGCCAAGGGCTTGAGCGCCGAAGACCGCGCCGCCCAGCCGCTCGCCGGCGGCCTGTTCCACTTCAAGGCTACCGTGCCGGGCCAGGCCCCGGCGGAGATCGCGTATGGTTGACCGTTCCAACATCAGGTTCCGCTCCCGCGACTGGTTTGACGCGCCGGACCGGATCGACATGACCGCGCTGTATCTTGAGCGCTTCATGAACTACGGCATCACGCCGCAGGAACTGCGCTCCGGCAAGCCCATCATCGGCATCGCCCAGACCGGCAGCGACATCTCCCCCTGCAACCGCATCCACCTGGAACTGGCCAAGCGCGTGCGCGACGGCATCCGGGATGCGGGCGGCATTCCCATGGAATTTCCGGTCCACCCGATCTTCGAGAATTGCCGCCGTCCCACGGCCGCCATGGACCGCAACCTGGCCTATATGGGCCTGGTGGAAATCCTCTACGGCTATCCCATCGACGCCGTGGTGCTGACCACCGGTTGCGACAAGACCACGCCGGCCGGCATCATGGCCGCCAGCACCGTGGACATCCCGGCCATCGTCCTGTCGGGTGGCCCCATGCTGGACGGCTGGCACGACGGCGACCTGGTGGGATCCGGCACGGTCATCTGGCGGTCGCGCCGCAAGCTGGCCGCCGGCCAGATCGATGAGGAAGAGTTCCTGGAGGCCGCGGCCTCATCAGCGCCCTCCGCCGGCCATTGCAACACCATGGGCACGGCCAGCACCATGAACGCCGTGGCCGAAGGCCTGGGCCTGTCGCTCACCGGCTGTTCCGCCATTCCAGCCCCCTATCGCGAGCGTGGGCAGATGGCGTACGTCACCGGCCTGCGCATCGTGGACATGGCCTACGAGGATCTGCGCCCGTCGAAGATCCTGACGCGCGACAGCTTCCTCAACGTCATCAAGCTGGTGGGCGCCTTGGGCGGGTCCAGCAACGCCCAGCCGCATATCAACGCCATGGCCCGCCACGCCGGCGTGGAACTGTCGGCCGACGACTGGCGCGTGCACGGCTACGACATCCCCCTGCTGGTCAACATGCAGCCGGCTGGTAAATATCTGGGCGAACGCTTCCACCGTGCCGGCGGCGTGCCGGCCGTGATGTGGGAACTGTTGCAGGCCGGCAAGCTGGCGGGCGACGCCGCCTCCGTCACCGGCCATACCCTGGCGGAAAACCTGGTGGGCCGCGAAAGCCCGGACCGGGAGATGATCACCCCCTATGACGCGCCGCTGAAGGAACGCGCGGGCTTCCTGGTGCTGAAGGGCAATCTGTTCGACTTCGCCATCATGAAGACCAGCGTGATCTCGGAAGAGTTCCGCCAGCGGTACCTGAGCGAGCCGGGCAATGAGGGCGTGTACCAGGGCCGGGCCATCGTGTTCGACGGGCCGGACGATTATCACGAGCGCATCAACGACCCGTCGCTGAACATCGACGAACGCTGCATCCTGGTGGTGCGCGGCGCCGGCCCCATGGGTTTCCCCGGCTCGGCCGAGGTGGTGAACATGCAGCCGCCCGACGCCCTGCTGAAGGCCGGCATCACCAGCCTGCCCACCATCGGCGACGGCCGCCAGTCCGGCACGTCGGACAGCCCGTCCATCCTGAACGCCTCGCCCGAGAGCGCGGTTGGCGGTGGTCTGGCCTGGATCCGCACCGGCGACACCATCCGCATCGACCTGAACAAGGGCGAATGCGACATGCTGGTGGACGCGGCGGAGATTGAGCGGCGCCGGGCCGACGGTATCCCCGCCACCCCGCCGACCCGCACGCCCTGGCAGGAGATGTACCGCCAGACCGTGGGCCAGCTGGAAACCGGCGGCTGCATGGAACCGGCGTTGAAGTACCGGGGTGTCGTGGCCCATCCGCCGCGTCACAACCACTGAGTGCCAGACCGGCGGCCGTTTGGTCGCACGGGGATATAATCGGATGTGCGCCAGGGCGTCTTTTGGTTAAAAGGACGCCCTGGTAATTAAGTTATGTCGTGCGATTCACGGCCCAGGCGTTCCGCCTGAACCGATCGCACTCCAGAAAATCGGCGGGTCTGTTGCGGCCCGTTTGGGAGGAAACCAATGGGCAGTAAACAAGGCGCCCTGTCGCTGACGACAGGCCTGACCCTGATCGCCACCTTGGGCGGTCTGTTGTTCGGGTACGACACCGCCGTCATTTCCGGCGCGATGGATAGCATCGACGTCAATTTCATCAAGCCGTTGAACCTGGCGGAAACGGCGCACGACAGCCTGATGGGCCTGACCATCTCCAGCGCGCTGGCCGGTTGCGTGGTCGGCGGCCTGGTGGCCGGCAAGCTGGCCGACCGCTTCGGCCGCAAGCCGACGCTGATCATCGCCGCCCTGCTGTTCCTCATCTGCTCGCTGGGCTCGGCCGTGCCGGAGTTCGGCCTGGGCGCCATCGGCCAGATGGGCTCCGACGCGCTGACGCCCTTCAACATCTACCGCATCATCGGCGGTGTCGGCGTGGGCATCGCCTCGCTGGTTTCCCCCCTCTACATCGCCGAGATCGCGCCCGCCGAATCCCGCGGGCGCCTGATCTCCTTCAACCAGATCGCCATCGTCGGCGGCATCGTCGGGGTCTACTTCGTGAACTGGGCCATCGCCGGCCTGGGCGATGAGACCTGGCTGCACAGCATGGGCTGGCGTTTCATGTTCGCGTCGGAAGGCATCCCGTCGCTGCTGTTCGCCGTGCTGCTGCTGCTGGCCCCCGACACCCCGCGCTACCTGGTCATGAAGCGTCGTGACAATGAGGCCCTGGCCGTGCTGAAGCGCCTGGGCGGCGCCACCGATCCCAAGACCACCCTGGTCGAGATCGAGGAAAGCCTGGTGGTGACCAATGAGCGCCTGTTCGCCTTCGGCGGCCTGGTGGTGTTCGTCGGCATCCTGCTGTCGGTGTTCCAGCAGTTCGTGGGCATCAACGCCGTGCTCTACTACGCGCCGCAGATGTTCAAGAACATGGGCATGAGCAACGACAGCGCCCTGTGGCAGACGGTCATCGTCGGCATCGCCAACGTCGGCTTCACCCTGGTCGCCACCTTCACGGTCGACCGGCTGGGCCGCAAGCCGCTGCTGATCGCCGGCGGTCTGGTCATGGGCGTGTCCATGCTGGTGCTGGGCACGCTGTTCGCTACCAACCAGTTGGGCCTGGGGGCGCTGCTGGCCATGCTGGCCTACGTCGCCGGCTTCGCCTTCTCCTGGGGCCCGGTGGTCTGGGTGCTGCTGGCAGAGATGTTCCCCAACGCCATCAAGGGCAAGGCCCTGGGCATCGCCGTCGCCGCCCAGTGGATCGCCAACCTGGTGGTGTCCTGGTCGTTCAAGGTGATGGACGGCAACTCCGCCCTGAACGCCGCCTTCAACCACGGCTTCGCCTACTGGGTCTACGGCGCGTTCAGCTTCCTGTCCGCCCTGTTCGTCTGGCGCCTGGTGCCGGAGACCAAGGGCCGCACCCTGGAGGCCATCCAGGAACTGTGGACCCACAAGCCGCTGGATTCCGGTGTGCAGGTGGAGACGGTTCGGTCATGATCGACGGCTTCGGGACGACACGGGACGGCACACCGGTCCGGGCGGTGACGCTCGGGTCGCCGGACGGCCTTCAGGCGCAGGTGCTGACCTTCGGCGGCATCCTGCGCCAGTTGACGGTGCCGGGTCCCAAGGGGCGCCGCCCCTTGGTCTTGGGTCTGCCCGACATCGCGGCGTACGAGCGGGACGGGGCCTACCTCGCCTGCCTAGTGGGGCGCTATGGCAACCGTATCGCCGGCGCCCGCTACACCCTGGACGGTCGCACCGTCCAGTTGGTGGCGAATGAGGGGGCCAACCAGTTGCACGGCGGTCCCGGTGGTTTCGGCCGCAAGGTCTGGCGTCTGCAGGACTACCAGGCGGGCCCCGAGTCCCGCCTGGTGCTGGGCCTGACGTCGCCGGATGGGGAGAACGGCTTCCCCGGCACGCTGGAGGCGACGGCGGAGATCACCGTCGCCGGCCAGGACCTGACGTTGCGCTTCACCGCCATCGCCGACGCCGACACGCCGGTCAGCCTGACCTGGCATCCCTACTTCAACCTGTCGGGCGACCCGCAGGTGGCGGCCGACCGCCAGATGCTGCGCCTGCGCAGCCATCGCTTCCTGCCGGTGGGCCCCGGCATGATCCCCACCGGTGTGCTGGAGGAGGTGGCGGGCACGGCGTTCGACTTCCGCCGGCCGCATTCGGTGACGCCGCGCCATACCCATCCGCAGATCGCCCAGGCCGGCGGTTACGACCATTGCTTCGTGCTGGACCAGGGCCGGGACGGCGTATGGGGCGATGAGGCCGCCGACTGGGCGGCGACGCTGTCATCCCCTGATAGCGGCGTCGCGCTGCGCCTCCACACCGATCTGCCGGCGGTGCAGTTCTATGGCGGGCAGGGGTTGCCGGGCGCCCATCCGGACCTGGGAACCGGCGTCTGCCTGGAACCCCAGGCCTTCCCCGACGCGCCCAACCAGCCCTCATTCCCCAACGCCATCCTGCGGGCGGGACAGCGCTACAGCCACCACATGCGCTTCCACATCACTTGGTGAACCGATACGCGCGACATTTGAACGTGGCCGTTCAAATGTCGTCCCTCAAGCGCCGGGCGGGCGCATCCGCGCCCTTGGCTTCCTCAGTTCAAGGGCGGCGTCACGCCCTAAAACTTCCGGCGGACGCCGTCGCGTCCTACAGCGGCACGAGTCAAAGTCTCGTGCCGCTGGTTCCCAGGTGCCGTCCTGGGTGATATCCCTGTCAGGATTGCGACCGTCACTGTCCTGCATGGGATTTCATGGCCAAGTCCCCCCGTTTCCGTCCGCCCCCCGGCCCAGCCGGCCGTACGCCGCCATCACAGCCCGCCTGGGTGCGGGACTTCCAGGCGGCGGTCGCGGCCCATAATGCCGGCCGGCTGGATGAGGCGGAGGGGCTGTATCGCGCCGTCCTGGCCCGCCAGCCCACCCATGCCGACAGCCTGTCCTTCCTGGGCGTGCTGCTGCAACAGCGCGGCGGTGACCTTGAAGAGGCGGCACGCCTGACCGGTGACGCCCTGGCCCAGGATCGGCGCAACCCGGCCTATCTGATCCACCACGCCAACGCCTTGCAGGCGGCCGGTCGCCTGGATGAGGCCAAGGCGGCCTATGATCGGGCCCTGGTCATCAATCCCCGCTCCGCCGATGCCCTGACCAATTTGGGCTGCATCCTGCGGACGCAAGGAAGCCCGGCGGAGGCGGAGCCCTATCACCGGCGCGCCCTGGCCGCCGATCCCAACCATGCCATCGCCCACCAGAACCTGAGTGCGGCCCTGTCCGACCTGGGCCGGAAGGGGGAGGCGGTGGAGAGCATCGTCGCCGCCATCCGCCTGAACCCCGGCCTGGCGACGGCGCACCAGGGCCTGGCCGCCCTGATGATCGACCTGCAGCGCTGGGGCGACGCGGTGACGGCGCTGACCCATGCGCTGCGCCTGGCGCCCAACGACGCCACGATGCTGTCGGCCATGGGCACGGCCGTGCTGGGCCAGGGCCAGGTCCAGGAGGCGCTGGAATGGCAGCGCCGGGCCGCCGCCGCAGCACCGGACAATGCGGATTACCAGTTCAACCTGGGCAACAGCCTGGTGGCGGCGGGCGATCCACGCGCCGCCGTGGAGGCGTTCCGCGCGGCGATGCGCCTGCGCCCCACCCATTTCGCCGCCGCCACCAACCTGTCGCACGCCCTGGCCCAGTTCGCCGGACCGGAGGAGCGCGAGGCCCTGCTGACCGAGGCGTCGGACGGGGGCAAGCTGGCCGCGGCGCGTTTCAGCCGCGGCGTGCTGCGCCTGGAACAGGGCAATCTGCTGCAAGGTTGGCCCGACTATGACGCCCGCTTCATGGGTGACCTGGCGCGCCATGGCCGGCGGCTGGACATACCCCTGTGGCAGGGGACGGACATTCCCAACCGCACCGTGCTGATCTGGCGCGAACAGGGCATCGGGGATGAGATCATGTTCGCCACGGCCCTGGCCCACCTGGCCCGCCGCCATGCCCGCATGCGTTTCATTTTCGAATGCACCGATCGCCTGGCCGGCCTGTTCACCCGCGCCTTCGCCGACCGGCCTAACCTTGAGGTCCAGGTGGAAACGGGGGGCGACGCAGGCGCTGACATGCACCGCTCGCTGGGCGGCGTGTCCAGCCTGCTGCGCAACCGGCTGGCGGGTTTCGTCCATACGGTCCTGCCGCTGAAGCCCCGGGAGGATCTGATGGGCGCCTGGCGCGCGCGGCTGGACGGTCTGCCGCCGGGTCTGCGCGTCGGCCTGTGCTGGCGCAGCCGGCTGCTCACCCGGGATCGCTTGGGCTCCTATCTGCTGCTGGAGGATCTGGCGCCCCTGTTCGGGCTGGCCGGCGTGCAATGGGTGGGCTTGCAGGCGGGGCTGGCGCCGGAGGAGCGGGCGGTGCTGGACCAGCGCGGTTGGCACCTGCACCAATGGGATGATCTGGACCTGGTGAACGATCTGGAGGGCGTGGCCGCCCTGTCCGCCACCCTCGACCTGGTGGTCAGCGTGCCCACGGCGGTGGGTGAAATGGCGGCGGCCGTGGGCACCCCCACCTGGCGCCTGGCGGCCGGCCGCGACTGGACGGCGCTGGGCACGCCCGTCCGCCCCTGGTATCCGGCGCAACGGCTGGTGACGCCGCCACCGGGGCAGGGTTTCGCGCAGTTACCCCAGCATGTGGCCACGCTATTGCGCAGCCTGGTGGCCTAAACCCCCAAACGCGCCAGGTTGGCCGCCGGCTTGTCGTAGCCGGGTTCCAGGCGCAGGGCGGTGCGCCAAGCGTCGGCCGCCGCGTCCCGTTGGCCCAGGGCCAGCAGGACCGCGCCCAGGCTGTTCCAGGCCTGGGCGAAACCGAAATCCTCCGTCACCGCCTGGCGCAACAGTGGTTCCGCGTCCGCCGGACGGCCGGCCTGGTGCAGCAGCAGGCCCAGCAAGTGCAGGGCGTCGCCCCGTTCGGTTCCCGCCTGTGGCCCTTCCGCCAGCAGACGGCGATAGGCGGCCTCGGCCTCATTGGCCCGGCCGGCCTGGTGCAGGGCCAGGGCGTCGGCCAGGCTGGGCAAGGCGGGATGATTGGGCGGTGTTGCCAGCGCCGCCAATTCCTTGACCAGCCGGGTGATGATGTCTATTGCCGACTCGCCCGGTGCCGGGGCGGCGACACGCATGGCCGGGTACCAGGGCCGGACGCGCGTGCCCAGGGCGCTCCAGTCGTCCTTGGGGTTGGACAGGCGCCAGGTGGGGGTGCCCAGGGCGGCGGCCATCTCGCCCACCGAGGTCGCGGCCGTGACCACCAGGTCCAGGGCGGCGATCAGGGCCGCGACACCGTCCAGGTCATCCCGCAGGTCCAGGTCCGGCCAGTCGGCCAGGACCATGCCCACGCCCTGGGCCGATGCCATTTCCGTCGCCACGGCGGCCCGGTTGTATTGCAGGTTGACCAGGTGCACGCCCGGCAGCCGTGCCAGGGGCAACCAGCTGGCCAGCGTGGTGTAACCGCCGGCGCGGTCGGCGGTGATCAGGCCGCTGGTCCAGCACAACCCGACCTTCAGGCCCGGCCCCAGGGCCGCCAGCCGGTCGGACCAGAACGCGACCTTTGCGGGATCGGCCTTTAGGAAGGGGCGCGCACCGCCGAACCGGTTGAGGCTGGGCCGGCAGAACCGCGCCAGGCTGCCGGTGGGCAGTTGGGCGGTGGCATCGGCGGTGCGCGGGTCGGTGCCGTCATTGTCCTTTGGGCGTCCCACGACCGTGACCGCCGGGAAGGAGCGGGCGAACAGCGGCACCAGCCGGGCATCGCATTCCAGCATCACGCGCGTGCCGGCGGCGCGGACGCTGTCGCTGAGGCCGGCGGCCAGGTCCGGCACCTGGCTGGCGAACAGGATTTCATCGCCCAGCCCCTGTTCGCCCCACAGCAGCAGGGTGCGGCCCAGCAGGCTGTCGCCCTGCCAGACGGGCAGGGGGAAGCTGCGCCGGACGGAGGGGAAGGAACTGGCCCGCCAGCGCGCCTCGTGCAGGTCCCAGGCCTCGGCGCTGGGGCCGCGCAGCAGCAGCAGGCGCGCCAGGTTGAAACGCGCGTCGGTGGCCAATTGCGCCTTGGCATCGGTCTGGGCCAGCACCTGGCGCAAGGCCGCCTCGGCACCGTCGATATCGCCCAGGTGCCGGAGGCAGAGGGCCATGTCCATGCGGGCGCCGCCATGGGCGGGATCCAGGGCCAGGGCGCGGTCCAGTGCCGCGCGCGCCGCGTGCCATTGCGCCTGGCCCACCCGCATGTTGCCGAGGTTGCTCCAGGGCCCGACATAGGTCGGGTCCAGCGTGGCCGCCCGATGCCAATGGGCGGCGGCCTCATCGAATTGGCCCTTGTGGCGGGCGACCAGGCCCAGGCCGTTTTCCGCATCCGCCGCCAGGGTTGCATCCAGGCCGGGCTGGGCCGCCAGATGGGCGTAGGCGACGCCCGCCTCATCCATGCGCTCCCGGCGGCGCAGCAGGTCCGCCAGCGTGGCCCAGGCGGGGCCATGACCCGGCAGCAGGCCGGCGGCCTTCTCCGGCCGCCGCCAGGGCCGCGTCCAGCCGCCCCAGGCCGTCGCTGACCAGGGCCAGGGCAAGCCAGCCGGCAGCGTCGCCGGGTGCCAGTGCCAGGGCGTCCCCATAGGCGGCGGCCGCCTCCTCCAGCCGGTTCTGCCGGGCCAGGCTGTCGGCGCGCGCGCGCTGGGCGGCGGCCGTGCTCATGCCGCCGCGTCCCGCTGCTGCTGCAGGGCGCGCAGGGCCGCCAGGAAGCGCTCCGCCGCCAGGTCGGCCGGCCACGGCTCCCACGGGGTGCCGGCGAAGCCGGCCTGCAAGGGATCGTCGTCCAGCGGCTGGTAGGGGATCTTCAGGGTATGGCGGATCTCGTCGTGCGACCAGCCGACCACGTGCAGGGCCTCGCTGGCGGCGGCCACGCGGTCGGCGCGCTTGTGGTTGCGTTTGGTGGTCTGGTTCCAGGCGGGGATCTGGTAGCGCAGAGTGATGGCCCCCTCCAGCCGCGCGGCCAGCGCCTTGTACTCCGGCCCCAGGAAGGGCTTGAGGGGGGAAATGGCATCGAAGCCCAGCAGGCCCTCGTCCGCGTCGTGCAGCAGTTCGCGCAATTCCGCCGCCGGGCTCAGCGGCTTGGCCGCCTGCGCCCGCGCCAGGGCCAGCACGGTCAGGGAATGCTGGGCCACCGACAGGGGCAGGGGCCAGCGCGAATGGCCGCCCCAGCGATAGGTGCGCGCCAGGCCCATGGCCAGGTCCTCGTCATCCCAATCCAGCGGTGTGGGCGCCAGCAGGTTCAAACGCCGCCGTGAGGGCAGTCTGACCCAGGCCCGTGCCTCCACCGTCATGCCATCCTCCCGCCGGCCCGGCCGCCGATGGCGGGCACTCCCGCAACAGAT
The DNA window shown above is from Azospirillaceae bacterium and carries:
- a CDS encoding tetratricopeptide repeat protein encodes the protein MSTAAAQRARADSLARQNRLEEAAAAYGDALALAPGDAAGWLALALVSDGLGRLDAALAAAGEGRRPAAGSWPRLGHAGGPAAPPGAHG